A single Haloglycomyces albus DSM 45210 DNA region contains:
- a CDS encoding GntR family transcriptional regulator: MAIPNQRRPGGLAPVRRASTVDLITEALKEAIMNGQLRPGSALRETELSQQLNVSRGPLREALQRLCTEGIAVSRGRRGLAVASMEASDIVEVHFLRKDIALKAIARLHTVDDDIYDQALDSLRQLLHRMNGAVDDEHARQLGDSYHVFHQTLTDLAGSQRLSRFMRTLLVETRLCTYTVYTDYKIHSSLVEEHEDIWKALRRKNFNEVEQLLESHFQNEIEHLTGEPEEDEQLEHSVPHKPQPLDPIDIAW; this comes from the coding sequence ATGGCTATTCCGAATCAGCGGCGACCAGGCGGTCTTGCGCCTGTGCGGCGCGCTTCAACCGTCGACCTCATTACGGAGGCGCTTAAAGAAGCAATAATGAACGGACAGCTGCGCCCCGGGTCCGCCTTGCGCGAAACCGAACTCTCCCAACAGCTCAACGTCAGTCGAGGACCGCTTCGTGAAGCACTGCAACGTCTCTGCACCGAAGGTATTGCCGTCTCTCGTGGACGGCGCGGCCTCGCCGTCGCGTCCATGGAAGCCAGCGACATCGTGGAGGTCCACTTCCTCCGCAAGGACATTGCCCTGAAAGCGATCGCTCGCCTGCATACGGTTGACGACGATATTTACGATCAAGCGCTGGATAGCCTGCGGCAGCTGCTGCATCGAATGAACGGAGCGGTGGACGACGAACACGCCCGCCAGTTGGGCGACAGCTACCACGTCTTCCACCAAACGCTGACCGACCTTGCCGGTTCTCAACGCCTCTCACGATTCATGCGCACCCTGTTGGTCGAGACCCGCCTGTGCACCTACACTGTCTACACCGACTACAAGATCCACTCCTCACTGGTCGAAGAACACGAGGACATCTGGAAAGCCCTGCGGAGGAAGAACTTCAACGAGGTTGAACAGCTTCTGGAGTCACACTTCCAGAACGAGATCGAACACCTGACGGGCGAACCTGAAGAGGACGAACAGTTGGAACACTCCGTTCCCCACAAACCACAACCCCTCGATCCCATCGACATCGCCTGGTAA